A window from Marinagarivorans cellulosilyticus encodes these proteins:
- a CDS encoding DUF4856 domain-containing protein: MKKTILSCAVLAASLGLAGCGSSSSDNDSPSVSSSSETVSSTSSAGASSSAAAQNTYAFTNANGESTVSYSGQVARQVMVEDIKAYIGSIVKSGDPTVKADLMSLFENPSSANDAAAIQMSIEGYTLAQSTYGDISTGKSLVGKIAGGYVQDGSASGETSRLINDTFIGWQEGLSADAKPYDLVVYYIDQLQALAAKADTSSVETVDGAVTIDKVYVAENGVDYQQLVQKFLLMAVGFSQGTNDYLGPNRDFASELTLDGDAPYTTAEHHFDEGFGYFGATPNYAELTDSEIIAAAVDSDMNGVIDLTSEYNFGQSVNCAKRDVGAVSGSDLTAEVISGFTEGRTIVAAASEAGSLTADQETALQAAIAKAAGAWEKCIASTVVHYINDVTGDMEAFSNGEFASIDNFYNLAKHWSEMKGFALGLQFSPYSPFRDAGTGALVAIDYGTDQSASLDEVLAWMGDAPVLANDSDVAIQDYKDALMQARAVLQAAYGFDSDNVENW; this comes from the coding sequence ATGAAAAAAACGATATTAAGTTGTGCGGTATTAGCGGCGTCTTTGGGCTTGGCGGGTTGCGGTAGCTCCTCATCTGACAATGATTCACCATCAGTAAGTTCTAGTAGTGAAACTGTAAGCAGCACGTCGTCGGCGGGTGCTTCTTCTAGTGCAGCAGCGCAGAATACCTATGCGTTTACTAACGCTAACGGAGAATCTACGGTCTCTTATTCTGGTCAGGTCGCGCGCCAGGTGATGGTCGAGGACATAAAGGCTTATATCGGCAGTATCGTTAAAAGCGGCGATCCTACGGTAAAGGCTGACTTAATGTCTCTTTTCGAAAACCCTTCCAGTGCAAATGATGCTGCCGCCATTCAGATGAGTATCGAGGGTTATACTTTAGCGCAAAGCACATATGGCGATATTAGTACTGGCAAAAGCTTAGTCGGCAAAATTGCTGGCGGCTATGTGCAAGATGGTTCTGCAAGTGGAGAAACCTCTCGTTTAATCAACGATACCTTTATTGGCTGGCAGGAAGGCTTATCTGCCGATGCGAAACCCTACGATCTAGTGGTTTATTACATTGATCAGCTTCAAGCGTTGGCTGCCAAAGCGGATACGTCTAGCGTTGAAACCGTTGATGGTGCTGTCACAATTGATAAGGTGTACGTCGCAGAAAACGGCGTTGATTATCAGCAGCTGGTTCAGAAGTTTTTGTTAATGGCCGTCGGCTTTTCGCAGGGAACTAACGATTATTTGGGGCCTAACCGAGACTTCGCTAGCGAATTAACTCTCGATGGCGATGCGCCTTACACCACAGCCGAGCACCATTTTGATGAGGGCTTTGGTTACTTTGGCGCTACCCCTAATTATGCCGAGCTGACTGACAGTGAGATTATCGCAGCGGCGGTTGATAGCGATATGAACGGTGTTATTGACTTGACTAGCGAATACAATTTTGGCCAGTCTGTAAACTGTGCTAAGCGCGATGTTGGTGCTGTAAGCGGGTCGGATTTAACAGCAGAAGTTATTAGCGGTTTTACCGAGGGGCGCACGATTGTTGCTGCAGCCTCCGAGGCTGGCTCGTTAACTGCCGATCAAGAAACGGCTTTGCAAGCGGCTATTGCTAAAGCCGCCGGCGCTTGGGAGAAATGCATTGCATCCACTGTTGTGCATTACATCAATGATGTTACCGGTGATATGGAAGCGTTTTCGAACGGTGAGTTTGCTAGCATTGATAACTTTTATAATCTCGCCAAGCATTGGTCAGAAATGAAAGGTTTTGCGCTTGGCTTACAGTTCAGCCCTTACTCGCCTTTCCGTGACGCGGGCACTGGCGCCTTGGTAGCCATTGATTACGGTACTGATCAAAGTGCAAGCCTCGACGAGGTCTTGGCATGGATGGGTGACGCACCTGTACTTGCTAATGATTCTGATGTCGCTATTCAGGATTACAAAGATGCGTTAATGCAAGCACGCGCTGTACTGCAAGCGGCTTACGGGTTTGATAGCGATAATGTTGAAAACTGGTAA
- a CDS encoding sterol desaturase family protein, giving the protein MLLPVLNTPVQSAMDPSRRTYWVFLLAAIAIAIVVLALQQGAFYWRRWLRTFFSRQYFLSRSSATDIGYWFFNAVLKLAVIVPLMGGHLVFTLFVVRFLHHNIGPAPDIDGQWMAIPWVMMTVYTLVFLITEDASRYGLHRLMHQVPWLWRFHKVHHSAKVLTPFTLYRVHPVEMTLYYFRGTLVFGLVSGVFIYWWGAKVSGWHILGVDAIGFLFNLAAANLRHSHIWLSFGFLERWLISPAQHQLHHSTNPSHFNQNYGAILAVWDRWFGSWRQAGKRQKLNFGIE; this is encoded by the coding sequence ATGCTCTTGCCTGTATTAAATACGCCTGTGCAAAGCGCTATGGACCCATCGCGCAGAACTTATTGGGTATTTTTGCTTGCCGCGATTGCTATCGCTATTGTTGTTCTGGCGCTGCAGCAGGGGGCCTTTTATTGGCGGCGCTGGCTGCGCACTTTTTTCTCACGACAGTATTTTCTTTCTCGCTCAAGCGCTACCGATATTGGTTATTGGTTTTTTAACGCTGTATTAAAGCTCGCCGTTATAGTGCCTTTAATGGGTGGGCACCTTGTGTTTACTTTGTTTGTGGTTCGTTTTTTACACCACAACATTGGGCCTGCGCCTGATATAGATGGGCAGTGGATGGCGATACCTTGGGTGATGATGACTGTTTATACGCTCGTATTTCTAATAACAGAAGATGCAAGTCGTTACGGTTTGCATCGTCTTATGCATCAAGTGCCTTGGCTTTGGCGCTTCCACAAGGTTCACCATTCGGCCAAAGTCCTAACGCCTTTTACTCTTTATCGGGTTCACCCTGTAGAAATGACGCTATATTACTTTCGAGGCACCTTAGTCTTCGGCTTAGTGAGTGGCGTATTTATTTATTGGTGGGGCGCAAAGGTGAGTGGTTGGCATATTTTGGGCGTTGATGCCATTGGCTTTTTGTTCAATCTTGCGGCGGCTAATTTACGTCACAGCCATATTTGGCTGAGCTTTGGCTTTTTAGAGCGCTGGCTTATTAGTCCTGCGCAGCATCAACTGCACCACAGCACTAACCCTAGTCATTTTAATCAAAACTATGGCGCTATACTCGCCGTGTGGGATCGTTGGTTTGGTTCGTGGCGCCAAGCGGGAAAGCGGCAAAAATTAAACTTTGGGATTGAGTGA
- a CDS encoding FeoA family protein, with the protein MTLNQLFEGQSGTISALETLNNALVRQCGTLGLIPGAVVQVLRRSRGKGPMQIKCDGTLYAIRADEAAQIRITVA; encoded by the coding sequence ATGACATTAAATCAATTGTTTGAAGGCCAATCAGGCACGATTAGCGCTCTAGAAACACTGAATAACGCTTTGGTTCGGCAGTGCGGCACGCTAGGTTTGATTCCAGGTGCTGTTGTGCAGGTATTGCGCCGCTCGCGCGGTAAAGGGCCAATGCAAATAAAATGTGACGGGACTTTATATGCCATTCGCGCCGATGAGGCCGCTCAAATTCGAATTACTGTTGCGTAA
- a CDS encoding VacB/RNase II family 3'-5' exoribonuclease — MFDKSTIAQLSELKTAIIASKEYGQGTVVGSNGRFGFVKLDDGRDAFLNPEKMQLVLPGDKVKVLLTKNSKDQLEAAVETLLEPAFKRFVGEYKIKGNNHFVLPDTKNFGRWIFLPPQFRAKCKDGDTVLCELIRHPFNEDGKAAAKIIANIGKESDPYFEHKLVVAKYGLFRYWPKDANEQAAACKKMAIESGDRTDFTHLPLVTIDSYSTRDMDDAVYAEKTDSGWNVTVAIADPGSFISPSSAIAKGARDYGQTVYLPGEVLPMLPDNLATEAFSLLENETRPALVCQAKVTNEGAIESFTFEKGIIRSRCKCNYPAVSQYITEGTTFSDDTEINNTITTLAEFARVRLAYREANNLVHEDQPDFDLYLDNKGKVDNIVKRERTVAHKLVEEAMLVINLCAGELLASHSAGIHTRHDGLRQDRLGEIKALLKEELSPEEFESVAESLATADGFKALVKMLRVHPTKSHIISPLKRMSANSHLSIEAKPHSNQGYAHYATVSSPLRRYADLSNHWTIAQILAGKKVQSANEKAVTRLNETLDNGRKAVRETEQWLKSQYVQAHIGEKAQGHIRIVTQQGFGVKLDDTGIEGFVQIPKSVKKAFDAKRMTLTVGETVYMLDTPIEITIAEGLPEKRRVRFEVDAINAAIEAAKTAS; from the coding sequence ATGTTTGATAAAAGCACAATAGCTCAATTGAGTGAGCTAAAAACCGCCATTATTGCCAGTAAAGAATATGGCCAAGGCACGGTAGTCGGATCGAATGGACGCTTTGGATTTGTAAAGCTCGACGATGGCCGAGATGCCTTTTTAAACCCAGAAAAGATGCAGCTGGTTCTGCCTGGCGATAAAGTTAAAGTTTTGCTCACCAAAAACAGCAAAGACCAACTTGAAGCCGCCGTTGAAACATTACTAGAGCCGGCCTTTAAGCGCTTTGTTGGCGAGTACAAAATAAAGGGCAATAACCATTTTGTACTGCCAGATACAAAAAACTTTGGGCGCTGGATATTCCTCCCCCCACAGTTTCGCGCAAAGTGTAAAGACGGCGACACCGTTTTATGTGAACTTATTCGCCACCCATTTAATGAGGATGGCAAAGCCGCAGCCAAAATTATCGCCAATATTGGCAAAGAATCTGACCCCTACTTCGAGCACAAGCTAGTAGTCGCTAAGTACGGATTATTTCGCTACTGGCCCAAAGATGCCAACGAGCAAGCGGCAGCCTGTAAAAAAATGGCTATTGAAAGCGGCGACAGAACCGACTTTACTCACTTACCGCTCGTCACCATTGATTCGTATTCCACACGCGATATGGACGATGCCGTTTATGCCGAAAAAACAGATTCTGGCTGGAACGTGACAGTGGCCATTGCCGACCCGGGCAGTTTTATCTCCCCTTCTAGCGCTATAGCTAAAGGCGCCCGCGATTATGGCCAAACCGTTTACCTGCCTGGCGAAGTGCTGCCAATGCTGCCCGACAACCTTGCCACCGAAGCTTTTTCGCTACTAGAAAACGAAACGCGACCGGCACTTGTCTGCCAAGCAAAAGTAACCAACGAAGGCGCCATTGAAAGCTTTACCTTCGAAAAAGGTATTATTCGCTCGCGCTGCAAGTGTAATTACCCGGCCGTAAGCCAGTACATCACAGAGGGTACAACCTTTAGTGATGACACCGAAATTAACAACACCATTACCACCTTGGCCGAATTCGCCCGCGTACGCTTAGCCTACCGCGAGGCAAATAACCTTGTGCACGAGGACCAACCCGATTTTGATTTGTACCTCGACAACAAAGGCAAGGTCGACAACATCGTTAAACGTGAACGTACCGTTGCGCACAAGTTAGTCGAAGAGGCCATGCTGGTTATCAACCTTTGCGCCGGTGAATTACTTGCCAGCCACAGCGCCGGCATTCACACCCGCCACGATGGCCTGCGCCAAGACCGCTTAGGTGAAATAAAAGCCCTGCTCAAAGAAGAGCTAAGCCCTGAAGAATTTGAATCGGTTGCAGAAAGCCTTGCAACTGCCGATGGTTTTAAAGCACTGGTTAAAATGCTGCGAGTACACCCAACCAAAAGCCACATTATTTCACCGCTTAAGCGCATGAGCGCCAATAGCCATTTAAGTATTGAGGCCAAGCCGCACAGCAACCAAGGCTACGCGCATTACGCCACTGTCAGCTCACCATTACGCCGCTATGCCGATTTGTCTAACCACTGGACAATTGCTCAAATTTTAGCGGGCAAAAAAGTGCAGTCAGCTAACGAAAAAGCCGTAACACGCCTTAACGAAACACTCGATAACGGCCGCAAAGCCGTGCGCGAGACCGAGCAGTGGTTAAAATCGCAATATGTTCAGGCACATATCGGCGAAAAAGCACAGGGGCATATTCGTATTGTCACGCAACAAGGTTTTGGCGTTAAGTTGGACGACACAGGTATAGAAGGCTTTGTTCAAATCCCCAAAAGCGTTAAAAAAGCCTTTGATGCTAAGCGCATGACGCTAACTGTTGGCGAAACCGTGTATATGCTCGATACCCCCATCGAAATAACAATAGCTGAAGGCCTGCCAGAAAAACGCCGCGTCCGTTTTGAAGTAGATGCTATTAACGCTGCCATTGAAGCCGCTAAAACCGCGAGTTAG
- a CDS encoding TonB-dependent receptor family protein: protein MKNCLPLAAAITALMAGQTIAQEIATPEIEEVYVTGGAEAIRTLPGSASLLDSAAIKEFDSTDLTDVLGQVPGVYIRFEDGYGLRPNIGIRGATSDRSQKITLMEDGILIAPSPYAAPAAYYVPNVNRMDAIEVFKGPASIKYGPHTVGGALNLVTRGLPTEREAELSATFGSDNYQKYRAFYGNQKNLSGGSEVRYWLDGLRYSSDGFKELPGQDTGFARNDINAKIQWQNPSADKPQSLTLKLGYADETSDETYLGLSDDDFAQNPVQRYAASAQDQFTSEHSQLHLLHGIELSSALTLNSTAYVNRFTREWNKFDGFWQPPEGGCGEDAGGENIYCAPDIKIILDDPENFPREMAILRGERDSTEEYEKIDVTNNARDYGSQGVSSKLEVEWGGQSVAHTTDVGIRFHHDYVERNHQPAAFNMTDGEMVYDEQARAPKTLNKSEADALAVYVNHEAKWDKLRLSGGVRVESIDSKVTDYLEVPEEQVQKRSDTVVIPGIGAFYQWTDELGLLAGINKGFSPSVAGSGAEPEESVNYEYGVRYQNDIVTADVIGFFSDYSNLIGRCRVSDAGCGSAEEFDGGEAEIYGFEFTSQAVLGLGVNLDMPVSLVYTYTDATFVTTFDSDFSQWGNVLEGDELPYTPRHQANVGWGLEADSWSVSLSGNFVGRMRELPDQGSYVEGQFTPSYTTWGLAGHYQPSEQWDLLLAVENMFDKQVIVSRRPFGARPNQPLTVKAGVNFTF, encoded by the coding sequence GTGAAAAATTGTTTACCTTTGGCTGCGGCAATTACGGCTTTAATGGCCGGTCAAACTATTGCTCAAGAGATTGCAACGCCGGAAATAGAAGAGGTTTATGTGACTGGCGGTGCCGAGGCAATTCGTACGCTGCCCGGTAGTGCAAGCTTGCTCGATAGCGCTGCCATTAAAGAGTTCGATAGCACGGATTTAACCGACGTGCTCGGTCAAGTGCCAGGCGTTTATATTCGGTTCGAAGATGGCTACGGCCTGCGTCCCAATATTGGCATTCGTGGTGCCACATCGGATAGAAGCCAGAAAATTACCCTGATGGAAGATGGCATTTTAATCGCGCCTTCTCCCTATGCTGCACCTGCGGCTTACTATGTCCCTAACGTAAACCGCATGGATGCTATTGAAGTGTTTAAAGGGCCCGCCTCGATTAAATATGGGCCGCATACGGTTGGCGGCGCTTTAAATTTGGTCACCCGTGGCTTACCTACCGAGCGTGAGGCCGAGCTTTCGGCGACCTTCGGCTCTGATAATTATCAAAAATACCGTGCCTTTTATGGCAACCAAAAAAACTTAAGTGGCGGCAGTGAAGTGCGCTATTGGCTAGATGGTTTGCGCTACAGCTCGGATGGTTTTAAGGAGCTGCCCGGCCAGGACACCGGCTTTGCGCGCAATGACATCAACGCCAAAATACAATGGCAAAACCCCAGTGCGGATAAGCCGCAGAGTCTCACGCTTAAGCTCGGTTATGCCGATGAAACCAGTGATGAAACTTACTTGGGTTTATCCGATGATGATTTTGCGCAAAACCCTGTGCAACGTTACGCGGCTAGCGCGCAGGATCAATTTACCTCGGAGCACAGCCAGCTGCACCTGTTGCACGGCATCGAGCTATCTTCCGCTTTGACGCTCAACTCGACAGCTTATGTGAATCGTTTTACGCGCGAATGGAATAAGTTTGATGGCTTTTGGCAGCCTCCCGAAGGCGGTTGCGGAGAAGATGCTGGCGGCGAGAATATTTATTGCGCGCCTGATATAAAAATTATTTTAGACGATCCCGAAAATTTCCCCCGCGAGATGGCGATTTTACGCGGTGAGCGCGATAGTACTGAGGAGTACGAAAAAATCGATGTCACCAATAATGCACGGGATTATGGTTCTCAAGGTGTTTCGAGCAAGTTGGAAGTCGAGTGGGGTGGGCAGTCGGTGGCTCATACGACGGATGTCGGTATCCGTTTTCATCACGATTATGTTGAGCGCAATCATCAGCCCGCCGCTTTTAATATGACTGATGGTGAAATGGTTTACGACGAACAAGCGCGTGCGCCTAAAACGTTGAATAAATCCGAAGCGGATGCGTTGGCGGTCTATGTTAACCATGAGGCTAAATGGGACAAGTTGCGTTTATCTGGCGGTGTTCGCGTCGAAAGCATCGATAGCAAAGTGACTGATTATCTCGAAGTGCCTGAGGAGCAGGTGCAAAAACGCAGCGATACCGTTGTGATTCCGGGCATTGGTGCTTTCTACCAATGGACGGATGAGCTTGGCTTGCTTGCCGGTATCAATAAGGGGTTTTCGCCTTCTGTGGCGGGCAGTGGCGCCGAGCCAGAAGAAAGTGTGAATTACGAATATGGCGTGCGTTATCAAAACGATATTGTTACGGCCGACGTTATAGGTTTTTTCAGTGATTACAGCAATTTAATCGGTCGCTGCCGAGTTTCGGATGCCGGCTGTGGTTCGGCTGAAGAGTTTGATGGCGGTGAAGCGGAAATTTACGGTTTCGAATTTACTTCGCAAGCGGTTCTAGGCTTGGGTGTAAATCTCGATATGCCAGTCTCGCTGGTTTATACCTATACCGATGCCACCTTTGTAACGACTTTTGATTCCGACTTTTCGCAGTGGGGCAATGTGCTTGAGGGCGATGAACTGCCCTATACGCCGCGCCATCAAGCTAACGTGGGGTGGGGTTTAGAAGCCGATAGTTGGTCTGTTAGTTTAAGCGGTAATTTTGTGGGGCGCATGCGCGAATTACCTGATCAGGGCAGTTATGTCGAAGGGCAATTTACGCCCAGCTATACGACTTGGGGCTTGGCGGGGCACTACCAGCCTAGCGAGCAGTGGGACTTACTACTGGCCGTCGAAAATATGTTTGATAAGCAAGTTATTGTATCGCGTCGCCCTTTCGGCGCTCGCCCCAATCAGCCCTTAACGGTCAAAGCGGGTGTTAACTTTACTTTCTGA
- a CDS encoding HDOD domain-containing protein, translated as MLHFETLQETLTSDVRALRQYSIEMEGLYLNQELQQWVAKLNAENLPGFAITTKRLAAMTGDEVSAHTIADVVQPDAAMTVRILRLANSVYYNAGQRRIDTLNYACVVLGVKAVRNLAITAASLEAYPDMDFGAHFQREVAYSFHAAMQAQSLARLRGLQQEENIYIAALLARLGRWMFWCFPYGYGERMAAHLPGFEDSSMVEHELLGFTFDELTIALLKEWHLDTVLQLLPREDKKPTEESQCITEAYGLARQLRKGWQHNGFQGVSRRLMGFCRLPRADLLAAIRHCVDEVRKTLKQVEIDRNYWPPIESESPTEAVDEALPLLQQALARDILVQKQSRQLRQLTHMLCQKVDVARCLRAVVVGIHKGVACDNVFALMAHPKKHDWHITSHEGASSQAIAQRLIRLMNNNDETLVKELKAGRICWPPINPHIAGKYAQLFESEEFLVFPLRIGERNLGYIVAVKKQGKELSEEDFEVFCHFCDHALVAIKLSLLEHGTHL; from the coding sequence TTGCTCCATTTTGAGACATTGCAGGAAACGCTGACTAGCGATGTCAGGGCTTTGCGTCAATACTCAATAGAAATGGAGGGCCTTTATTTGAATCAAGAGTTACAACAATGGGTGGCCAAACTAAACGCAGAGAACCTGCCGGGCTTTGCCATAACGACTAAGCGCTTAGCTGCGATGACGGGTGATGAGGTATCTGCGCATACGATAGCGGATGTGGTTCAGCCAGATGCTGCTATGACTGTGCGCATACTGCGATTAGCGAATAGTGTGTACTACAACGCGGGGCAGCGCCGCATTGATACTCTAAATTATGCCTGTGTTGTGTTGGGTGTTAAGGCTGTGCGCAATTTGGCGATTACAGCCGCCAGCCTAGAGGCTTACCCCGATATGGATTTTGGCGCACATTTTCAGCGCGAAGTGGCTTACTCGTTTCATGCTGCCATGCAGGCCCAGAGTTTGGCGCGTTTAAGGGGGCTTCAGCAAGAAGAAAACATTTATATTGCAGCGCTGTTGGCTCGGCTAGGGCGTTGGATGTTTTGGTGTTTTCCTTATGGTTATGGTGAACGAATGGCAGCACATTTGCCGGGCTTTGAAGATTCATCGATGGTGGAGCATGAACTGTTGGGCTTCACCTTTGATGAGCTAACCATTGCGTTACTCAAAGAGTGGCACTTAGATACCGTTTTACAATTGTTACCGCGTGAAGATAAAAAGCCGACAGAAGAAAGCCAATGCATTACCGAAGCTTACGGCTTGGCAAGGCAATTACGAAAGGGGTGGCAGCATAACGGTTTTCAGGGCGTTAGCCGCCGCTTGATGGGGTTCTGCCGGCTGCCGAGGGCGGACCTTCTAGCGGCAATTCGGCATTGCGTGGATGAGGTTCGAAAAACGCTGAAGCAGGTTGAGATCGATCGCAACTATTGGCCGCCAATTGAAAGCGAAAGCCCTACAGAAGCTGTAGACGAGGCACTGCCTTTGCTTCAGCAGGCGTTAGCGCGAGATATTCTGGTGCAAAAACAAAGTCGTCAGTTGCGCCAGTTGACGCATATGTTATGTCAAAAGGTGGATGTGGCGCGTTGCTTAAGGGCTGTGGTTGTCGGTATTCACAAAGGCGTGGCATGCGACAATGTTTTTGCCTTAATGGCGCACCCTAAAAAGCATGACTGGCATATTACTTCGCATGAGGGAGCATCATCGCAAGCCATTGCTCAACGTTTGATTCGCTTAATGAATAACAATGATGAAACCTTGGTAAAAGAACTCAAGGCGGGGCGTATTTGTTGGCCGCCGATAAACCCTCACATTGCTGGAAAGTACGCACAACTGTTTGAGAGTGAAGAATTTCTTGTCTTTCCGTTGCGCATTGGCGAGCGCAACTTGGGCTATATAGTGGCCGTGAAAAAGCAGGGCAAAGAACTTTCAGAAGAGGATTTTGAAGTGTTTTGCCACTTTTGCGATCATGCCCTAGTCGCCATCAAGCTGTCTTTACTTGAGCATGGCACACATTTATAG
- a CDS encoding bacterioferritin-associated ferredoxin has translation MYVCLCKGITDSQIRSAVEGGAQSLREVRENLDIMTQCGKCAGLTKDLVNGFLSDINTGNFYSAA, from the coding sequence ATGTACGTATGTTTATGCAAAGGTATTACAGATTCGCAAATTCGCAGCGCTGTAGAGGGCGGTGCCCAAAGTTTACGTGAAGTTCGTGAAAACTTGGACATTATGACTCAGTGCGGAAAGTGTGCCGGCCTAACCAAAGACCTAGTCAACGGATTTTTAAGCGATATCAATACTGGCAACTTCTATTCTGCCGCCTAA
- a CDS encoding imelysin family protein gives MKHLLSYLMVASCLWGCGDDETVSRFVDEPASTGSSSDGALPPPRTPLFKKDYDYRYLLVDMADRVVMPSIQSFEQEVLQLSESLGSACEGGDAASIENEIINARAQWLSAMSRWQHLELQWLGPLAENENVLRNRIYSFETPARAEACAVDIAVVAAADANFDAATRANTARGLGALEYLLFNENLNTACSMAVQQTQNWNALPELDKLQMRCRYAQLAANDVKAQANNLTEAWAIESGNYRSRFINPDNTSHHLKQLSDGLFYIEKETKDAKLGRPLGFYDCLQLACPKAVESRYAAMNAQHIADNLRAFKVVFNGANGQGFDDVIAHEGYAEIAQEINASVDAAIVLAEQLGAQDLQVQSQAIVDDTSESASAACQAASANPSVEDGDFCDLHGFIKNITDQMRTDFVTIVNVDLPKRAQSDND, from the coding sequence ATGAAACATTTGTTGAGTTACCTCATGGTAGCGAGTTGCCTGTGGGGATGCGGAGATGACGAAACCGTCAGTCGCTTTGTTGATGAGCCTGCCTCTACAGGTAGTTCCAGTGACGGTGCTTTGCCGCCACCGCGTACGCCTTTGTTCAAAAAAGATTACGACTATCGATACCTATTGGTCGATATGGCTGATCGTGTGGTGATGCCGAGTATTCAATCATTCGAGCAAGAAGTTTTGCAGCTAAGTGAAAGCTTAGGCTCTGCTTGCGAAGGTGGTGATGCCGCTTCCATCGAAAACGAAATTATAAATGCTCGTGCGCAATGGCTTAGCGCAATGTCTCGCTGGCAACATTTAGAGTTGCAGTGGCTAGGGCCGTTGGCAGAAAACGAAAATGTTTTACGCAACCGGATTTATTCTTTTGAAACGCCAGCGAGAGCAGAGGCTTGCGCCGTCGATATCGCGGTTGTTGCGGCAGCTGATGCTAACTTTGATGCTGCTACCCGCGCTAATACTGCTCGCGGCTTGGGTGCGCTGGAGTACTTGCTGTTCAATGAGAACTTAAATACGGCTTGCTCGATGGCGGTGCAGCAAACGCAAAACTGGAATGCTTTGCCGGAGTTAGACAAGCTTCAAATGCGTTGCCGTTACGCACAGCTCGCGGCTAATGATGTAAAAGCACAGGCGAATAATTTGACTGAGGCTTGGGCTATAGAGAGCGGCAACTATCGCTCGCGTTTTATTAACCCCGATAATACATCACACCACTTAAAGCAGCTTTCCGACGGGCTGTTTTATATTGAAAAAGAAACCAAAGATGCCAAGCTGGGTAGGCCTTTAGGTTTTTACGATTGTCTTCAGCTAGCTTGTCCTAAGGCTGTAGAGTCACGTTACGCGGCTATGAATGCGCAACATATTGCTGACAATTTACGTGCCTTTAAAGTGGTGTTTAATGGCGCCAACGGTCAAGGCTTTGATGATGTGATTGCCCACGAGGGCTATGCCGAAATAGCACAAGAAATTAACGCCAGTGTTGATGCTGCGATAGTGCTCGCAGAGCAATTAGGCGCGCAAGACTTGCAAGTACAAAGTCAGGCTATTGTTGATGATACCTCTGAAAGTGCGAGCGCGGCCTGCCAAGCGGCCTCCGCAAACCCATCCGTTGAGGATGGTGATTTTTGTGATCTTCACGGTTTTATCAAAAATATCACTGATCAAATGCGAACAGATTTTGTCACCATTGTGAATGTCGATTTACCCAAACGCGCGCAGTCCGATAATGATTAG
- a CDS encoding peroxiredoxin produces the protein MGVLVGKAAPDFTAPAVLGNGEIVDAFNLAETIKGKKAVIFFYPLDFTFVCPSELLAFDSRYEAFQKRGVEVIGVSIDSHFSHNAWRNTAVNDGGIGPVKYTLVADIAHEICKAYDVESDGGVAFRGSFLIDEDGTVRHQVVNDLPLGRNVDEMLRMVDALAFNQEHGEVCPAGWQEGDAGMTASPEGVAAYLSENAGKL, from the coding sequence ATGGGCGTATTAGTAGGTAAGGCAGCACCGGACTTCACAGCACCTGCAGTATTAGGTAACGGCGAGATTGTTGATGCATTCAACCTTGCAGAAACCATTAAAGGTAAAAAAGCGGTTATTTTCTTTTACCCATTGGACTTCACCTTTGTATGCCCTTCAGAGCTTTTAGCTTTTGATTCGCGCTATGAAGCTTTCCAAAAGCGTGGCGTAGAAGTGATTGGCGTTTCTATCGATAGCCATTTTAGCCACAACGCTTGGCGTAACACCGCTGTAAACGACGGTGGTATTGGCCCAGTCAAGTACACTTTGGTCGCTGACATCGCTCACGAAATTTGTAAAGCCTATGACGTAGAAAGTGACGGTGGTGTAGCTTTCCGTGGTTCTTTCTTGATTGACGAAGATGGCACTGTGCGTCACCAAGTCGTTAATGACCTGCCTTTAGGCCGTAACGTTGACGAAATGTTGCGCATGGTTGACGCTTTGGCTTTCAACCAAGAGCACGGTGAAGTTTGCCCTGCAGGTTGGCAAGAAGGTGATGCTGGCATGACTGCATCACCAGAAGGCGTTGCTGCTTACTTGAGCGAGAATGCTGGTAAGCTGTAA